Part of the Crossiella cryophila genome, CCGCCCACCATCGCCGCGATCGCGTTGGCCAGTGCGAACAAATCACCGGTCCCCGGGGTGCTCGCGGTCCGCGCCGCGGCGGCCAGGGCGGAGGTGAGCATGGCGGCCAGGTGGTGCCAGGCCACCGATTCGTCGGCGGCGAGCAGCACCACACCGAAGCGGTGCGCGGCGGCCACCAGTTCGGTGACCGGCTCGCCAAAACTCTTCAGCACCAGGCAGGAGTGTCCGGCATCGGCTGCGGCAGCAAGGAGATCCGTGGCCTGTGCTTCCGTTGTGCCGACGCCGACCGCGAGCAGGATCGCGTCCCTGACCCGGGGAAGTGGCGCTCGGGGCTCGAAGATGAGCAGGCCCGAGACCGGTACCGGGCGCTCGGGCAGCGTGGTCAACGGGCGCAGTAGCGAAGGGCCCAGCGCGTGCAGGACCTGCCTGAGATTGGGCGCCGCGGGGTCGGGCATCATCAACACTATAGCCGGGCGCACAAGACATTCGCGGATTCTCTGGACTGGCAACGAATGCCCGCGATCGGTGCGGCGGAGATGCTGACCGCAAGCGCATTCTGGCCGGCGCGCCGCGGGGCGGTGTCGCCGGGAAAGGAGATGCCATGCGAGGCAGGCGGAAAGCCGTTGTGGTCTTGGCGATCACCACCTCTCTGCTGGTGATGCCGGTGGTGGCGGAGGCGTCGCCGCGGTGTGATGCCACGCCGATCCGGACCGCGCTGGACGCGCTGGAACGGCTTGGCGCCGGGATCGCCGTGACGGTGCGGAGTCCGCGGTGCGGCGTCCGCGGTTACGGTGTCGGCCTCGCCGACCGGTGGACCGGGCGTGCGGTCGTGGGCGATGAGCACAGCCGGATTGGCAGCAATACCAAGGCATGGACGGCCACGGTGGTGCTGCAGCTCGTCGGCGAGGGCAGGATCAGGCTCGACGAGACCGTCGATCACTACCTGCCCGGCCTCATCCGCACCAAGCGCTACGACGCGCGCACCTTCACCGTCCGGCAGATGCTGCAGCACACCAACGGCCTGCCCGACTACCTGGAAGCACCGTTCTGGCAGAACAAGGAACGGCGCCGCTGGGACCACACCGAGCCGGTGCAGACGGTCAGGATGGCGCTGACCCTGCCGCCGCCCGTTCGTTGGGGGACAGCGGGTTTCGCCTACGCCAACACCAACTACAACCTGGCCGGACTGCTCGTCACCAAGGTCACCGGACGCGATATCGGCACCGAGATCAACCAGCGGATCATCAGGCGGCTCGGGCTGCGCGACACCTACTGGCCCGGTGACCGGGTCACGATCCCCTATCCGGAGCTGCGCAGTTACCCTCGGCAGTCCGGGCTGTCGGGGGACCGGACGGAGTGGAACACCTCGGAGGCGAACGCGTCCGGTTCGCTGATCTCCACCGGCGCGGACGTGACCGCCTTCTGGACCGCGTTGCTGACCGGGCGGCTACTGGCGCCCGCGCAGCTCGCCGAGATGAAACGAACTGTGCCGGACCAGCTCAGCGACGGCTACGGCCTGGGCATCGAGCGCACCCGGCTCACCCCGGACCTGATCACCTGGGGGCACAGCGGCAGCATGCCCAGCGGTCACAAGTTCCGCAACGCCGTGACCGAGGACGGCAGGCGATCGGTGACCCTGCTGATCGGCACCGACCAGCTCGACTCGGCCGAGATCGACGCCATCATGGGCAGGCTCGTCCGCGACCTCCGCTGATCAGGAACCAGCGTCCTCGCCCTCGGCCACGAACCGCACCGCGGCGAATTCCCGGTCCGGGACAAGGGCACCGGCCGGGAACGCACCGCTCTTCGCGACGGCCTCGAGTGGGCCGTCGCACATCTTGAGCACGGACGGATCCGCGTCATCGACGGTGAGGTACCGGTCCGGCCAGACCGGGTTGGTGCAGTCGAAGGCGCTGATCTCGTTGGCCGCGTAGGCCGGCAGGGCGCCGAGGGCGCCGATCGCGATCGCCGAGGCGGCCAGCCCGATCATGACGCGCAGTCCCACTCGTTTGCTCATGTGGCCAGCCTCGCCAGCGGTGTTCGCCCGCCGCATCCGCCGGACGTCCGGAACAACCACCCGACTGGCTGGAAGATCCCCCACCGGTCAGGAGGGCAGGACCTCATCCCAGGTGACCGGGAGCGCGGCGGGGCCGTAGACGGTGGTGTCGGCCTTGAACCGGATCTCCGCCTGCGGCACGGCCAGCCGCAGGGTCGGCACCCGACAGGGCAGGGTGGCCAGCGCGGTGGTCAGTTCCAGGCGGGCGATCTGCTGGCCGACGCAGTGGTGCGGCCCGTGGCCGAAGCCGAGGTGGCTGGTGGTCCGCCGATCGATGTCCAGCCGCTCCGGCTCGGGGAAGTGCGCCGGGTCGTGGTTGGCCGCCTGAGCGGCGGCGATCACGTACTCGCCGGCGGCGATCGGCTGGCCGCCGATCTCGGTGTCCACGGTGGCCACCCGCAACAGCCCCGCGCCCACGCCCAGCAACCGCACCAGTTCCTCGGTGGCGCCCACGGCCAGCGCCGGGTCGGCGGCCAGCCGGTCGAACTGGGTCCGGTCGGCCAGCAGGGCCAGCACGCCGTAGGTGATGGAGCTGGCGGTGGTGTCGTAGCCGGCGACCAGCAGGCCGACGGCCATCTTGGTCAGTTCCAGGTCGTTGAACGGCTGCTCGTGTTCCCGGCCACGGGTGACCAGCACGCTCAGCACGTCCTCGCCCGGCTCGGCGCGCCGGGCCCTGACCAGGTCGGCGACGTAGTCATACAGCGGGAACTTCACCGCGTTCAGCTCGTCCACGTCGGTCCCGCCGCTGAACAGGGTCTCCGCGACCCGCTGGAACACGCCGCGGTCGGCGTAGGGCACGCCGAGCAGCCCGGCGATCACGGAGGAGGTGAGCGGCTTGGAGAACCGCTCGTGCAGGTCGACCGGCCCGGTCTCGGCGGCGAGGCCGTCCAGCAGTTCGTCGGCGGTGCGCAGCACCATCGGCCGGAACTCCTCGATCCGGCGCGCGGTGGTGATCGCCGGCGCGAACACCCGCCGGAACCGGACGTGCTCCGGCCCGTCCATCTTGAAGAAGTCGCCCTGCTCGATGGGCGTTTCCGGCGGCATGTTGGCGAGCAGGTGGCCCGCCGAGCCGCAGCGGTTGCTGAAGCGCCGAGGGTCGCCCAGCACCTCACGGACGTCGGCGTACCGGGTGACCAGCCATGCCTCGATGCCGGTCGGGCAGGTGACCCTGGTGACCGGGGTCCGGGCGCGCAGGTCGGCCACCTCGGGGGCTGGCCCGAACGGACAGAGGTCCTCGCGGGGAACGGGCAGGGGGCGGGCGCTCGTCGTCGCGGACAAGGGAACTCCTTGGGCGGAAGGGTGGATACAAGATCAGGTCGGCACTATTCACCGGCTTGGCAAGGAGATCGATGTGGTTGGTGTGAACGGGCAAGGAGACTGCCCGGCTGGACGCGGGCGCTGTGGGCGCGGGTGTGCCGCGGGGCATGCTGCGCACGGTGAGCACGCCGCCGCCCGCATCCTTCCCACTGTCCGCCGCGCAGGCGGGGGAGTGGTTCTGCCAGCAGCGCCAACCGGACAACCCCGGGTTCTGCGTCGCGCAGTACGTGGACATCACCGGCCCGGTGGACGTCGAACTCCTGCGTGCCGCCGTCGATCGCGTGCTGCGGGCGACGGACTCCCTGATGGTGCGCTTCACCATGGACGGCGGGCGGGTGCTGCAGGTGGTGGACCCTTCGCTGGTGGGGCCGATGCCGGTGGTCGACCTGCGGACGGCCGCCGAACCCGAGGCCGCGGCGCACCGCTGGCTGGCGGCGGCACTCGCGCGGCCCTACGACCTGCTGACCGGGCCGGTGTGCTCCTTCGCGCTGCTGCGCCTGGCGGAGCAGCGCACCTGGCTGTACCTGCGGGCGCACCACATCGTCGTGGACGGCTTCGCCGGAGCCGTGGTCGTCCGGTTGGTCGCCGAGTCCTACCGGGCCGCCCTGACCGGTGCGGACTGGCAACCGGGCGAGCAGGGATCGCTGACCCGGATGCTCGCCGAGGAGGCGGCCTATCGCGCCTCACCCCGGTACGCGCTGGACCGCGCGCACCATCTGGCCATGGGGCGCGCCACGCCGGAGCCGGTGTCACCGGCCGGACCGCCGACGCCAGCGGCGGCCACCTTCCGGCGGGTCACCGGTGTGGTTCCGGTGGCACGGGCCGCCCGGCTGCGGTCGCTGGCCAGGCAGTGCCGGGCCGGTCTGCCTGCGTTGCTGATGGCCGCCATGGGCGTGCACCTTGGCCGGATCACCGGCGAGCGGGCGGCGGTGATCAGCGTTCCGCTCGCCGCGCGCACGGGAGCGGTCGGGCGCGACACGGTGACCATGATGGCCAACGAGTTGCCGTTGACGGTGCGCACCGTGCCCGGCGGCACCCTCGTGGAGTTGTTGCGGGAGACCGCCGCGAACGGCCGCATCCTGGTGCGGCACCAGCGATTCCGGTGGGACGAACTCCAGCGGGCACTGCCCGGCCGCCGCTTCGACGCCCCGCACCTCAACATCATGGCCTTCACCCCGACAGCCGGCTTCGGCGCGGCCACCGCCACCGTGCACAACCTGTCCAACGGCGCGGTGGAGGACTACTCGGTCCTGGTCTACGACAACGCGGTCGACGGTTCGCTCCAGGTGCACGTCAATGCCAACCCCGATCGCTATTCCCCACGCGCCACAGGCGATCTGCGCACCGGATTTCTCGGGGTGCTGACCGCGATCGCCGGGGCGGCGCCGGAGACCGTCGTCGACGAACTCGACCTGCCCACTATGCGGACCCGGCTGCCTGTTCGTACCCCTGGTGTTGCCTCAGAACCCCGTCCTGGCCACCCGGGGTGTGCTCAGGCGCTTCCCGGCGCGTCCGCTCTGCTAACTCTTGATCCGGACCGGCCGGCCACCGAATGAACAGTCTTGGAGAGGGCAGATGCGACGGACCATGCTGGGCGGGAAGATCCACCGTGCCACGGTCACCCAGGCCGACCTGCACTACGTCGGGTCGGTCACCATCGACGAGGACCTGATGGTGGCGGCGGGGATTGTCGAGGGCGAGCAGGTGCACGTCGTGGATGTCACCAATGGGGCCAGGCTGATCACCTACGCCATCACCGGTGAGCGGGGGAGCGGGGTCATCGGGATGAACGGTGGGGCCGCGCACCTGGTGCGGCCGGGGGATCTGGTGATCATTCTGTCCTATGTGGAGGTTGAGGACGCCGAGCGGGCCGGGTATCGCTCGCGGGTGGTGCACGTGGACGCCGCCAACGCGGTGCTCGCGCTCGGGAACGACGCGGCCGAACCGGTGCCGGGAGACGCCGGGCTGCGGTCCGGCGCGGTCACCGAAGGCTGAGCTGGCAAGGGTTTCCCGCCGCCGCGGTCCCCAGAGTCAGGAGTTCCGGTGCGACGACGAACTTTTCTGAGTGCTTCGGCTGGCCTTGCCGCTTCGGCCGGTACTGCTGCGGCGGGTGTGTCCCCGGCGGTGCGACCGGTGCGGTTCCAGGTGCTGATGTTCGACGGGGTGGAGGAGCAGGACTTCGTCGCGCCGGTGGAAGTGCTTGGCCTGGCGGCGAAACTCAGTCCAGGGGCGATCGCGCCGCCGGTGATGGTCAGCACCGGCTCGCCCGGGGTGGTCACCTGCACGTACCGGACCAGGGTTGAGGTGCCTGGGGGCTGGGCGCCGGAGTCGGCCGATGTGCTGGTGGTCCCGGGTGGTGGTTACAATCTGCCGCCGTCTGGTGAGCCCCGGCCCGGGGTCCGGAAGTTGATGCGGGACAAGGAGTTCCTCGGCAGGCTGGCCAGGGTGCGGGTGCCGTTGGTGGGGATTTGCACCGGGGTCATGGTGCTCGCCGCGGCCGGGCTCACCCGTGGCCGCACGGCGACCACCCATGGCAAGGCCAAGGCCGACCTGGCCGCGCTGGGTACCACCGTGGTCGACGCGCGGGTGGTCGACGACGGTGATCTGGTCACCGGTGGTGGGGTGACCTCGGGGCTGGATGTGGCGTTGTGGCTGGTCGAGCGCTATGCGGGGGCCAGGGTCGCGCTCGCGGCCGAGGAGGTCATGGAGTACGAGCGGCGCGGCACGGTCTGGCACGCCTGACAGTCCGGTCCGCACCCCACCGGCGTGTTGGCCGTTGTCGTACACAGTGTTGGCCGAACTGGTACACCCTTCGGCCAACACACCGTCCATAACGGCCAACACACCGTCCAGTTCGGCCAACACACCGTACGAGAAGGGCCAACACGGTGGGGGGTTTTGCTTGACGGGGGTGGAGGTGGCTTGCTAGACCTATATCAGGGTTCCTGAGATATAGGAGAGAGTCGATGAGTGCTGCGATCCCCGCTGAGTCCCCGCCTGCCGTGCCTGAGCCGTGGGGGAACACCGTGCAGGTGACCTTTGATCAGGGCATTGCCTGGGTGGTGCTGGATCGGCCGAAGAAGCGCAATGCGATGAATCCGACGCTCAATGACGAGATGGTGCGGGTGCTGGACCACCTGGAGGCCGACGATCGTTGCCGGGTGCTGGTGCTCACCGGGGCGGGGGAGGCGTTCTCCGCCGGTATGGACCTCAAGGAGTACTTCCGCGAGGTGGATGCCACCGGCAGTGTGGCCGTGCAGCTCAAGGTGCGCCGGGCCAGTGCGGAGTGGCAGTGGAAGCGGTTGGCGCACTGGAGCAAGCCGACCATCGCGATGGTCAACGGCTGGTGCTTCGGCGGCGCGTTCACCCCCCTGGTGGCCTGCGACCTCGCCTTCGCCGACGAGCAGGCGCGGTTCGGGCTCTCCGAGGTCAACTGGGGCATCCCGCCGGGCGGGGTGGTCAGCCGGGCGCTGGCCGCGACCGTGCCGCAGCGGGACGCGCTCTTCCACATCATGACCGGCGAGTCCTTCGACGGTCGCAGGGCTGCTGAGATGCGACTGGTCAACGAGGCACTGCCGGGGGACCGGTTGCGCGAGCGCACCCGGGAGGTGGCGCTGAAACTGGCCTCGATGAACCAGGTGGTGCTGCACGCGGCCAAGCTCGGCTACCGGCTGGCCAAGGAGATGCCCTGGGAGCAGGCCGAGGACTACCTCTACGCCAAGCTCGACCAGTCCCAGTTCGTCGACCGCGCCGGGGCCAGGGCCAAGGGGCTCACCCAGTTCCTCGACGACAAGACCTACCGGCCCGGCCTGAGCACCTTCGACCCCGGCAAGGAGTAGCCTGCCGGGTGGTCCTGAGGAGAAACCGTTGCGAAATCAGGGTTTGGGCTCCTGGCCCGCGCGTCGGGCCAGGATGACCCCGCGGGCGGTGGCCCTCCGGCACGAGGGCCGGGAGCTGAGCTACGCGGAGCTGTCCCGGCGGGCGACCGGACTGGCGCACGGCCTGTCCGCCGCGGGCGTGCGCTTCGGTGACCGGGTCGCCTACCTCGGCCCGAACCATCCGGCCTACCTGGAGCTGCTCTTCGCCTGCGGGCTGCTCGGCGCGGTGTTCGTGCCGCTCAACTTCCGGCTCAAGGCCCCGGAGATCGACCACGCGCTGACCGACTCCGGCGCCGCGGTGCTCGTGCACACCCCGGCGCACGCCGACACGGTCGCCGCCCTGGCCGAACACCCCGGCCTGCGGCGGATCGCGGTGGCCGAGCAGTACGAGGAACTGGTGCGGGCCAAGGCCGGGGAGCCACTGGACGTCCCGGTCAGCCTCGACGACATCTGCCTGATCATGTACACCTCGGGCAGCACCGGCCGGCCCAAGGGCGCCATGCTCACGCACGGGAATCTGACCTGGAACAGCGTCAACGTGCTGGTGGAGTCCGATCTCGCCGGTGCCGAGCGGGCGCTGATCGCCGCCCCGCTGTTCCACACCGCCGCGCTGGGCATGATCTGCCTGCCCACACTGCTCAAGGGCGGCACGGTGGTGCTGCATTCCGCCTTCGACCCCGGCGCGGCCCTGGACGCGATCGAGCGGGAGCGGATCACGCTGATGTTCGGCGTACCCACCATGTTCGCCGCGATGGCGGCGCACCCGCGCTGGCCCGAGGTGGACCTGTCCAGCCTGCGCACCCTGTTGTGCGGTGGGGCCCCGGTGCCCACCGCGATCATCCAGCGCTACCTGGACCGTGGGATCGGCTTCGCGCAGGGCTATGGGATGACCGAGACCGCACCCGGCGTGCTGCTGCTCGACCCGGCGCTGGCCCAGGACAAGATCGGCTCCGCCGGGGTGCCCTCGTTCTTCACCGACGTGCGCGTCGTCGATCCCAGCGGCCACCCGGTGCCGCCGGGCATCCGCGGCGAGGTGATTGTCAGCGGTCCCAACGTGATGCCCGGCTACTGGCGTCGCCCCGAGGAGACCGCGACCGCGTTGCGCGGAGGCTGGTTCCACTCCGGCGACGTGGCCACGGTGGACGAGGACGGTTACGTCTACATCGTCGACCGGCTCAAGGACATGATCATCTCGGGTGGGGAGAACATCTACCCGGCCGAGGTGGAGGACGTGATCCACGCCTTCCCCGGGGTGCAGGCCTGCGCGGTGATCGGGGTCCCTGACGAGAAGTGGGGCGAGGTCGGCCGGGCGATCGTGTTGCCGGAGAACGGTGTCGAGGTGCGGGAGGCGGAGTTGCTGGCCTTCCTGCGGACCAGGCTGGCCGGGTACAAGGTGCCCAAGTCGGTGCGGCTGGTGAGTGCGCTGCCGACCTCGGGCTCCGGCAAGATCCTCAAGCCCGAGGTGCGGAAGCTGTACTCCTGAACGGGATCAGAACAGCAGCACCGGTTTGATGGACGCTCCGGAGTGGACTGACTCGGCCGCGGCGTTGATGTCGGCGAAGTCGAATCCGGTGATCAGCTCCTCCAGCGGCAGCCTGCCCGCCTGGTACTGCGCGACCAGGAACGGGATCAGCGTCTCCGGCTCCGAATCCCCTTCGGTCACCCCGAGAATCCGCTTGCCCGCGATCAGGTCGTTCACGTCGATGGCCACCTCGGCGCCGAAGGGCGGCGCGCCGACCACCGCGCAGCCACCGCGGGCGGCCAGCGCGTCCACCGCGGTGCGCAGCACGCCGGTGTTGCCGGTGGACTCCACCGCGTTGTCCACCCCGCGTCCGCCGGTGATCTCCCGCAGCATCGCGGGCACGTCCTGTTCCGCGGCGTTGATCGTGTGCGTGGCGCCCAGTTCGGCCGCGAGCCGCAACCGTTGCGGGAGCAGGTCGACGGCGATGATCTGGCCCGCGTTCGCCCAGGTGCCCGCGATGATCGCGGCCAGTCCGACGGCCCCGGAACCGAAGACGGCCAGGGACTGCCCGTAGGCCGGGCGCAGCGTGTTGAGCACCGCGCCGACCCCGGTCTGGATGCCGCAGCCCAGCGGGGCGAGCACCTCCAGGGGCAGGTCCGGGGCCACCTTGACCAGGCTGCGTTCGTCCACCAGTGCGCGGGTGGCGAAGCTGGACTGGCCGAAGAAGCGGCCGCCGATGCCGTGTCCGGCGCGGCTCAGGGTGTGACTGCCGTCCGCGCGGCGGCCGCCGATCAGGTTGGCGGGCAACCAGGTCGCGCAGTAGGCCGGGTGGCCGTCGCGGCAGGCGGCACAGCGGCCGCAGGAGGTGAAGGTGAGCAGCACGTGATCACCGGGCACCACCCTGGTGACCGCCGAGCCGACCTGCTCGACCACCCCGGCGCCCTCGTGTCCGAGCACCCCGGGCAACGGGAAGGGCAGGCCGCCGGAGCGCACGCTGAGATCGGTGTGGCAGAGCCCGGCGGCGACCATCCGCACCAGGACCTCGTCCGGGCGCGGCGCGTCGAGTTCGACCTCGCTGATGGTGAACGCGCCGCCCGCTTCCTCGACCACAGCGGCCTGTGCCTGCGACATCGGGAACTCCTGTCAGAACGGGTATTTCGGCGCGGTGGCGCGCACGGTCAGCCACTGGGTGTCGGTGAACGCCTCCAGGTTGGCGCGGGCGCCGCCGACCCGGGAGGTCCCGGAGGCGCGGACCCCGCCGAAGGGGGCGTTCGGATCGTCGTTGAAGGTCTGGTCGTTCACGTGCACCAGGCCGGCGGGCACCCGGTCGGCGATGGCCATCGCGGTGGCCAGGTCGTTGCCCAGCACACCGAGTGCCAGCCCGTACTCGCTGTCGGCGGCCAGCAGCACCGCTTCGTCCACTGTGGAGAATGGACGCACGCAGGCCACCGGACCGAAGACCTCCTCGCGGTAGGCCGGGGTGGTGGCGGTGCAGTCGGCCAGCACGGTGGGGCGGAAGAACAACCCGTCGTGCGTGCCGCCCGCGACCAGCCGGGCGCCGTCGGCGATGCTGCGATCGACCAGGTCCCTGACCCGGTTCAGCTGCTTCTGGTCGATGATCGGGCCGAGTGCGACGTCCGCCCGGAAGGCGTCGCCGACGGTGAGCGCGTCGGCCTTCTTGGCCAGCAGGGCGACGTAGTCCGGGTAGATCGACTCGTGCACCAGGTGCCTGCCGATGGCCATGCATGCCTGTCCGGAGTGGACGAAGTTGCCGAACGCGCCGCAGGAGGCGGCCGCCTCGACATCGACGTCGCCGAGTACGACCAGGGCGCTGTTGCCGCCGAGTTCGAGGTGTGTGCGGGTCAGCGTTTTCGCCGCCTGCGCGCCGATCGCGCGCCCGGCCGCGGTGGAACCGGTGAACGAGACCACCCGCACCTGGGGCGCGTCGATCAGCGCGCTGCCCACCTCGGGGCCGCCGGGCAGCATCTGCAGCAGCCCCTCCGGCAGTCCGGCCTCCTCGAAGATCCGGGCGATGAGCACGCCGCCGCAGACCGCGGTGCGCGGATCCGGCTTGAGCAGCACCGCGTTGCCCAGCGCCAGGGCCGGGGCGAGTGAGCGCATGGACAGGATGAGCGGGAAGTTGAACGGCGAGATCACCGAGACCACGCCGACCGGAATCCGGCGCTCCACACTGATCCGGGGCATCGAGGAGTGCAGCAGTTCACCGTAGGGGGCGGTGGCCAGCGCGGCGGCCTCCCGGCACTCGCCGATCGCGGCCGTCACCTCCAGGCCGCTCTTGAACCGGGTCGAACCCGATTCGCGCACCAGCCACTCGGTGATCTCCTCGGTGTGCTCCTCGAACAGCGCGGCGGCCCGGGAGAGCACCGCGGCCCGCTGGTCCGCCGGGGTCGCCGCCCACGCGCTCTGCACCACGGCGGCCCGTTGCGCGGCCACCATCGCGTCGTCGGCGGTGGCCTGACCGACCTCGGCCAGTGCGGCGCCGGTGGCCGGTTCGACCGCCAGGTGGTCGATCCCCGAACCCTTCAGCCAGGTGCCGGTGAAGATCCGGCCGGCCCAGGTTCCATCCCCGAGCAGCGTCATGTCGGCTCCTCTCGTCAGGTCACCCAAGATGTCAGGTTCCCTGATATTCAGTCAAGCATGGCGAAGGATCAGGTCACGGTTGGGAGGTGCCGGGCGCGCTGCTCAGTCGCGCCCGGCGTCGGTGTTCTCGCGCTCCCTGGCCAGTGGCGCCAGTGAGCCGATGCCGAGTTCGAGGGCCTCGCGGAACACCGCGCGCTGGCCTGGACTGAACTGTTCGAGCATGGCCCGCTCCAGTTCCAGCACGGCGGGCCTGCACTCGGCGAGCAGTTCCCGGCCCTGTTCGGTCAGCGTGGCCAGCAGCACGCGCTTGTTGCCCAGTTGCGCCTCCCGGCGGATCAGGCCGCGCTTTTCCAAGGTCAGCACCATCTCGTGCATGGTCTGCGGGCGCAGGAACGAGCGCCGGGCCAGCTGTGCCGAGGAGGTCGCGCCACGCGCCTCCAGTACGGTGAGCGCGGTGTACTGCAATGTGGTCAGTCCGCGCGGCCGCAGCGCGTCGTCCAGCAGCGAGCGGCTCACCAGCTCCAGCCGCTTGATCAGGTACAGGGTCAACGGCGTGCCGTCGGTGGTGGCCATCCGCACATCCTCTCACCGCGCGCCAGGGTTTCAGCCTTCCTGATGATGCCATCAGGAGTCCCAGATCGCGCCGTAGGCGGGGATGCCCCGGCTTTCCAGGCCGTGCACCACCTGCCAGGTGAGCTTCTTGTTGGAGATGCAGATGACCGCCTCGGCGTCGAAATCCCGGTAGGCGGCATAGGCCAGGCGCACCATGTCGGGCTTGCCGTGCTCGCCGGTGTCCCAGATCTGGGCGTCGGGCTGCACCGCGAGGATCTCCTCCACCAGGCCGTCGCCGTAGGTCAGCCGCGGGTCGCGGGTGGCCCACACCAGCCGGGCAGGCACCTCCTGGGCGAGCAGGTGCGGCAGGCAGGGGCCGATGCCGCTGCCGGTGGCCACGTAGACGACCCGGCGGAACAGGGTCTCGATGTTGGCCACACCCGCGGTGCTGATGCCCTTGACCCACACATGCGAGGGCAGGTCGTCGATGAACCGGCCGGTCCAGTCGCCCGCACGGGAGATGGTCAGCCGGAAGCCGTGTTCGCCGGGGGCGGGGATGTTGGCGAAGGAGTGCCACTCCCGCAGCGGGGACCGGCTGATCGCGGTGGAGGAACCGGCGAAAGGCTTGCGGCCGTGGGTGAACCGGGCGATGGCCACGTGCGGTGAGGGCCGCTCGATGGTCACCGGCACCCGGCGCAACCGGGTCCACGGCGCGAGCACGGCCGCGGTGAGCGCGAGCAGCACCCAGAACCGCGGTGTGTCCACCAGCGACAGTCCACTGTGGATGGATTGGGTGCTGGTCAGCGCCCACAGCAGGATCAGCGCGGTCCAGCCGCCGAAGCGGTGCATCAGCTCGAAGTGGTTGTGCCACTTCGCCCGCAGCCGCGGCAGCGCCAGCGCCACCATGGCGAGGAACAGGGCCACCAGCGCGTAGGCCAGGACCAGCACGGCGGCCGGTGCGCCCTCAACAGTGCTCAGGACGGTGAAACCGAGGAACCACAACGTGCCCGACACCGCGCCGCCGACGTGCAGGCCGCCGAAGTGGTAGACCTTGCCCAGCAGCCAGCGCACCCGCAGCGGCCAGGTCACCGGCGCCGCGGTGGCCAGCCGGAACAGCAGGTTGATCAGGCGCTGGCGGCGGATCAGGATGGCCAGCGCGAAGTCGGCCAGGGCGGCGTTGGCGGCGAAGTCGGCGGAGATCCCGCCGGGCAGCGCGAAACCCAGTAGCACCAGGTTGATCAGGATGACCGCGGCGGCGAGCCGGTTGTGGTGCATCAGCCGCGGGGTTTTCCACACCCGCCGCAGCGGGGGCAGGGGTTCCGGCAGCGCGATGTCGTTGACCAGCACCGTCATGCCACCGCCCCCGTGCCGCGCGCGATCCGCAGCAGCCTGGCCTTGTCGATCTTGCCCCGGTCGGTGGCGGGCAACGCGGCCAGCGGGTGCACCGCGGCCGGGACGCAGTAGTACGGCAGCTCCTCGGCGATGGCGCGCAGCGCGGCGGCCGGGTCGACGGTGGCGGGCTGGACGAAGGCCACCAGCGTGCGGTCGTCCAGTTTGAGGGTGGCCGCCCTGGTGCAGCCGGGCAGGTTCTCCAGCACCGCGGACACCGA contains:
- a CDS encoding cytochrome P450 translates to MSATTSARPLPVPREDLCPFGPAPEVADLRARTPVTRVTCPTGIEAWLVTRYADVREVLGDPRRFSNRCGSAGHLLANMPPETPIEQGDFFKMDGPEHVRFRRVFAPAITTARRIEEFRPMVLRTADELLDGLAAETGPVDLHERFSKPLTSSVIAGLLGVPYADRGVFQRVAETLFSGGTDVDELNAVKFPLYDYVADLVRARRAEPGEDVLSVLVTRGREHEQPFNDLELTKMAVGLLVAGYDTTASSITYGVLALLADRTQFDRLAADPALAVGATEELVRLLGVGAGLLRVATVDTEIGGQPIAAGEYVIAAAQAANHDPAHFPEPERLDIDRRTTSHLGFGHGPHHCVGQQIARLELTTALATLPCRVPTLRLAVPQAEIRFKADTTVYGPAALPVTWDEVLPS
- the panD gene encoding aspartate 1-decarboxylase, whose protein sequence is MRRTMLGGKIHRATVTQADLHYVGSVTIDEDLMVAAGIVEGEQVHVVDVTNGARLITYAITGERGSGVIGMNGGAAHLVRPGDLVIILSYVEVEDAERAGYRSRVVHVDAANAVLALGNDAAEPVPGDAGLRSGAVTEG
- a CDS encoding serine hydrolase domain-containing protein; protein product: MRGRRKAVVVLAITTSLLVMPVVAEASPRCDATPIRTALDALERLGAGIAVTVRSPRCGVRGYGVGLADRWTGRAVVGDEHSRIGSNTKAWTATVVLQLVGEGRIRLDETVDHYLPGLIRTKRYDARTFTVRQMLQHTNGLPDYLEAPFWQNKERRRWDHTEPVQTVRMALTLPPPVRWGTAGFAYANTNYNLAGLLVTKVTGRDIGTEINQRIIRRLGLRDTYWPGDRVTIPYPELRSYPRQSGLSGDRTEWNTSEANASGSLISTGADVTAFWTALLTGRLLAPAQLAEMKRTVPDQLSDGYGLGIERTRLTPDLITWGHSGSMPSGHKFRNAVTEDGRRSVTLLIGTDQLDSAEIDAIMGRLVRDLR
- a CDS encoding condensation domain-containing protein; this translates as MSTPPPASFPLSAAQAGEWFCQQRQPDNPGFCVAQYVDITGPVDVELLRAAVDRVLRATDSLMVRFTMDGGRVLQVVDPSLVGPMPVVDLRTAAEPEAAAHRWLAAALARPYDLLTGPVCSFALLRLAEQRTWLYLRAHHIVVDGFAGAVVVRLVAESYRAALTGADWQPGEQGSLTRMLAEEAAYRASPRYALDRAHHLAMGRATPEPVSPAGPPTPAAATFRRVTGVVPVARAARLRSLARQCRAGLPALLMAAMGVHLGRITGERAAVISVPLAARTGAVGRDTVTMMANELPLTVRTVPGGTLVELLRETAANGRILVRHQRFRWDELQRALPGRRFDAPHLNIMAFTPTAGFGAATATVHNLSNGAVEDYSVLVYDNAVDGSLQVHVNANPDRYSPRATGDLRTGFLGVLTAIAGAAPETVVDELDLPTMRTRLPVRTPGVASEPRPGHPGCAQALPGASALLTLDPDRPATE
- a CDS encoding DJ-1/PfpI family protein; this translates as MRFQVLMFDGVEEQDFVAPVEVLGLAAKLSPGAIAPPVMVSTGSPGVVTCTYRTRVEVPGGWAPESADVLVVPGGGYNLPPSGEPRPGVRKLMRDKEFLGRLARVRVPLVGICTGVMVLAAAGLTRGRTATTHGKAKADLAALGTTVVDARVVDDGDLVTGGGVTSGLDVALWLVERYAGARVALAAEEVMEYERRGTVWHA
- a CDS encoding p-hydroxycinnamoyl CoA hydratase/lyase, with translation MSAAIPAESPPAVPEPWGNTVQVTFDQGIAWVVLDRPKKRNAMNPTLNDEMVRVLDHLEADDRCRVLVLTGAGEAFSAGMDLKEYFREVDATGSVAVQLKVRRASAEWQWKRLAHWSKPTIAMVNGWCFGGAFTPLVACDLAFADEQARFGLSEVNWGIPPGGVVSRALAATVPQRDALFHIMTGESFDGRRAAEMRLVNEALPGDRLRERTREVALKLASMNQVVLHAAKLGYRLAKEMPWEQAEDYLYAKLDQSQFVDRAGARAKGLTQFLDDKTYRPGLSTFDPGKE